The following is a genomic window from Ciconia boyciana chromosome 24, ASM3463844v1, whole genome shotgun sequence.
GCACAggggctcccgcagccccgTCCTACTCCTCGTACTCGGTGCCAGCTGCCAGCATGATGCCCGGGGGGGCCGGTCGCCATTCACACCCACCCCCAGCCACAGCTCAGGACCAGGATGAGGCCGATCGTcgcccccccctgcccccgccagccccactgccccttccccagccccacggtggGAGGGACGTGCCGGCAGGAGAGGCAGCGCGGCTGCCTGCGGAGCAGACGGCTGGGCCGGCTTCCCGCTCGCGCCGCCGTCGCCGTGCCCGGCTCCCCACCGAGCCGCTGGAGAACGTGAGCAGACAGTCGCCCCGGCAGCGCCAGCCcacggcccccccccccccgcaaacCGGCAGCCAGGCCTGGGAGCCGGCAGCTCctccctgggggtcccccagccGAGCTCCCCTCCCTGGCACCGCACCTCCTTGTCCGTGAAGATCTGGATGAAGTCCCGCAGGGAGAAGCAGCCCGTCTGCAGCATCAGCTCCCCCGTCTCCTCCACGCAGGGCCCGGCAAACACCAGCAGCTTGTGCTGCGACACGTCCGTGATGAGGTTTCGCAGCTGAGGACGGAGGGGACGTGAGGACAAGAGGGGACGGGAGGATGCCACCAGGCTCCGTCCCACGGCACCCGCCTGCCAGCGGCTCTGAAGGGGCCGCGGCCGtgtcccccggccccccccgccggctCACCTCATCGCACAGGGACTTGTCGGAAGGGTTGAGCAGCACCAGGGTCTCCAGCACATCTCCCCGGTGGTGGAGGGTCCGCTGACCTGCGGAGAGTGAGAGCTGACGCCCACCCTCCCCAAAACGATGGGGCTGCACCCCAGTTTGGCCTCGTCCTGTGGGGACGGGATGGCGGGGGTGGACACGGCAGCAGGGCCGGTGCCTGCCCACTTCCCCCACGGAAGAGGGACAGCCACCATCCCGCTCCCGGACACTGCGGGGGCCAGCGGATCCGCTGAGCCGAAGGACACGTTTCCCGCGCccttcctgctgcagggaggggaggaaagaggggggggggacaggctgggggaccccctcctgtccccccgAGCACCGCGGCAAGCCCTGGGTGCTCCCAGGGAGGTCTCAGGGCTGCAAACACCCACTGGAGACCCCATCACCTCTcacggcccccccccccccgccagggGGTGACCCACCGGCGTGACAAGGGGACACGGCGGGGAACAGGCACCGGAGCGGCCCCAGCAttcctggctccatcttctcctttcccttttttccacGGGAAATCGCATCCCGCCCCGGGATGGGCGCAGGAAGTGGTTTCTCACGTGGGGGATCACGGGGCTTGGCCGTGGGGGGGCCACAAAGCAACGACTGTTGCCGCAACAGCCGAGGTGGGCACcggccctcccctcccccccacccccctggCTGGATTGGGGGGCGGTTTCCCACACCCCACTAATTAAACACcgctggggggggtccccttTTTTACCTTTCACGATGCTGGAGAAAGTGGCCGAGTGACGGGACACGAAGAGCTTCAGCTGCTCGTCCAGGTTGCAGGAGGAGAGGTCGATGTCCCAGGAGCGGATTCCTTTGGAGACGGGGGGACAAAAACGGGGAGGGGCGGAGGGCTCAGCCCCATTAGCACCCACTGGCACCGTGCCCCCACACCGCAGCACCCACGTGGCAGCAGTTTATGCAACCAGCAGCACGGTGGGgaccgtccccgtccccccccgaCGTCCCCCCTGGTCCTCCCTCCTACCTCGCCCTAAGACACAGCCCTGCCAGGCCGGTGGCTTTTGGGGTGACCCCAGCGGGTCCCCAAGCCCAGCCAGACCCCAGCACGAGGCCGATGCACCGACCGGCTGCCCGGCGGCGAGCACCTTGCGCGGTGACTCACGGCGGCACTGGCTCTGCCAACCCAAAACCCCGGCCCCCGGGGCCATGGGCGCACCTTGCCGGCACCTCTTCAAAGCCGGCAATTAAAGGAATGAACGGTGCCGGAGGATTCGGCACGCACGGTGCTCGTGCCGGCACCGGTGCGGGTGCTCCCAGAGCAGGGTCAGGAACCCCAAGGCGCAGCCCCAAAACACCCACAACCCCTTCAGGACCTCACAGGGGGATTCGcggggggctgccagccccccacCGTGGTGGCAGACCAGCGTGGCCACACCAGCGTGGCCACCAACCGCTCCCCACTAACGGCCCGGCAAACCGGCGGGCGATGGCGTAAGACGGTTGGGCCTCGGCGCAAGGAGGCCGTGGGGGGTTGCACAAATTTTGCACAAGGCGCCGGGCGAGGGCTGGGGCCGTTTTCGGGCGGTTTTGCTACTTGGGGCCCGCGGGGTTTGGTTCTGCCCTCACAGGGTGCTGGTCCCACGAGGAGGGGGACGATAGGGCACTCCTGGCAACACGTGTGTCCCCCAGGATTTGGGGGACCTGCTCCAGCGTAGGGGTGCTCCGATGCCATGGCCTGAGACCCCCCCAGCTCTGGCCACAGCTCAGGAAGGGCCGGGAGCGGGAGATGGGAGCAGGGGCTGAGGAGGGTCCCTGCAGcacggccccccccccccccggctcagcccagcatccctccccccccagcccagcatctGGCCCCCGAAACTGCATGGGGCAAGGTCCCAGGTGGTGACAAGGGGAGGGGACAGGTCGCAGGGGCCCACCCGCAGCCCCAGAGCCTGGACACAGACCCCAGGGGAAGAGGGGACAGATCccccagctgggggggggggggggaggtcccagggggcagggacaggagggGCGAGCAGCACTTAGGGGGGCAGATCCTGAGggtctggggcaggaggggagcagatCCCAGGGACCCGGGGGCCAGATCCTGGGGgtctggggcaggagaggggacagaCCCTGGGGACCCAGATCCTGGGGgtctggggcaggagaggggcagatgctgggggctggggctggggaggaagcAGAGCTTGGGGTTCAGATCCTGGAgacctggggcaggaggggcggACCGGGAGGGCCCGCGGAGGGGCAGACCCCGGGGtgcggggctggagggggcagACCCCGGGGaccggggcggggtgggggtggggaggggatggtCAGACCCCGGGGTAGctccggggggcggggggggggggcggatgatccgggggggcgcggggcaggagaggggcagagcatcATGCGCGGGGGAGGGCCAGGCCCGCGGGCCCGCACCGGGGCAGCACCGGGACCACCGCGGCCGGCGCCGCCCCGGCAGCCGCGGGCTCACCtcgctccagctgctgcagcgcGGCGGCCAGCAGGCCGGGCCGGTGACAGCCGCCGCCCACGATGGCCAGCAGCGAGTagcggcgcggccccgcggcggggccgggaggaggAACCGGaaccgccgccgcccggcccgcgcCCTCCGCAGCCCCCgcggcccgcgccgccgccgccgccatcttcggcgccccccgcccgccgcgccgcgccgcgccgggccaCGCCCCCGCTGCGTCACCGCCGCCTAGCCCCGCCCACTGATGTCACCGCCAGCCAATGGGAGATGGCGGcggggaaagggaagggagggagcgGTGGCGGGTGGGGAGGTCTTAAAGGGGCAATGGCAGGGTGGGGTCGCGGGGGTGGGGTCCGGCctcccgggcagggcagggcagggcgatGCAGTGATGGCAGGCAGCGTGGGGACGGGGCTGTGCAGTGCaatgcagagctgggggagTGCGATGCGCTACGGAGCAGGACGGGGCTGGACCGGGCCCTGTAGCCCCCTCACATCCCCTCGGCCTCCAGTCCCAAACTGCTCCACCCATCAGCCTCCAGCGGATCAGGAATAACCGGTGCTGTGACCACAAAAGCCCCCCCGGACCCAGCCCTCGGCCCTCAACCCGCCCCGGCAGCGTCCCCCCTCCACGCATCCCACCCCAGCCTCAGGCGCAGACCCACAGCAGGATGGGACCCACCCCTGCCCACCTTGCCCGGTACCCCAGGACCCGTGCCCAGCCCAGAGCCAGCGGCAGAGGGGTGCCAGCACCAGAATCCCTCAAAAAGCAGGCAGGAGGCGTGAATCCAAGTCATTTAATTTGGCCTTGGCCTGGGAGACTGCACCCCCCTGTCCAGGGCACCCAAAGATGGAGAGCAGGAGCGTGTCCCggtgtggggaaggggctgggggcccACAGTTCCTCCTCCACTGCACGTGGCACAGCCTGGGCCAGCAGCATCCCGGcgggctgcagcatccctgatgtccccgatgtccccagtCCCTTAGGAGCACTTGAGGATGAACAAGTTGCAGGCTGTGCCGCgggggcagctgcagagcttccCGATGCGTGCCCCCTTCCGCACCGCACACGGCTCCCCGGGCTCACACTGCGGGACGGCATCCATTAGCCCTAGGGCTCGGCCAGCCCGGCCGCCCTCAGGGCTGGACCCCCACGACCAGCACCCAAAGGGTCTAGCTCCGGTGCTGGCCACGGGGTTTGGCCCCCCGAGCACCCAGGGCTGggtccccaccaccccccagcccagccataCCGAGGGCACCCAGCTCAGCCTCTTCTCCACCGccggcagctccctgctccccagcctctccagcaCCTCCTGCAGCGCCTCGACCTGCCGCAGACAGCACCGTGTCACCCGAATCCCGCACGATGCCCAGGGGCTCCGGATCCATGTCACCCCAAGCCCCCTAGGACAGCGGTGCCGGATCCCGTCCCACCCACGAGCAGCACCCATCCCCACAGGTTGCACCCTGGGGTGCAACCGCTGCTCCAGACCCCCTGTGCCTGGCTCTGGGTCGGTCCCTGCCAGAGGGGAATCAGGGCTGTGGCAGGATCAGGGGAGCTCGGAGTGCATCCCACCCCCTGGGCGCAGCCCTGCATccccgccccggcacccaccGCCCGCTCGGCATCTCCCCCCACCGCCCCTGAGCCAGAGCAGCCCCTCGGGGCAGGACGGGAGGGAAAAGCGGGGAAAAGCTGCAAATTCCCATGTGCTGCCGGACGTCCTGGTGCccctgggagagctgctgcGAGGAACCCTCCGAGTGCCCAAGAGCAGCGACAGAAAACCCGTGGTGAGGTCTcggtccccccctccccagcaacttggggacaccccagcacagccagggctgtgctgatgATGAAGATCAGgcttttttttgcagatgatgAAGAGGAACTATCAGCTAGCTGATATGTTTTTCTTGTCAAGGATGCATTCAGACTCCCGGCCCTCTGAAAGCTAAGTGGAGGCACcggtgctgggcagggggcaAGGGGACAAGGCTGGCAATTGCATGAAGGGGTTGTAAAGATGGGGGGTTGTAAAGGGCTGTCCAGGAACCGTCCCCTttgggcagggaaagggagcGGGTTACTCTTCAGCATGACGCTGGCGTGTGCcgggcagggcagttccagcctGTGCCTGTTGTTCCCTGGTTTGCTGTGGTCTGTCTCCTGTGTCTTACACCTTCCTCGGGTCTCGACGTCCTTCTTTGCGCTCAAGGAGGACGGCACATGCCTCGGGTGCCACCCCTAGGGTCTTGATCGCCATTGGCACAGCGGCAATTGGCGCTTCTTTTCTTGCATTACAAACTTAAAGCGTGAATCGGTCTCGCGTCTTGGAAGTTTCCCCCGACAGTCCTCTTCTTGCAGCAGTGTTCCTGGCTGCGTGAGCAGGTCTGCTCTCTAGCCGTCTATTTTCACAGACTGGGATTTCTTCCCCGCATCCTCAAGTTCTTCGGTCTTGAAGCCGGGCTTCCTGCGCAGACGTCGTCTCAGTTTTGAGAGTAACTTCTTGTCACGGGCCGTGACGgtctactctttttttctggggtTGCCATAGAGCCTCCTCACGTCACCGTCACGGCCCCACAGGTCTTCTTGCCTTCTGGGTCTCATTCTTCTGGCCGAGAGTTTTCTCTCGTCTTTGAGGCGTGTTGTTTGTAGCGTTCCATGTAGTGTCGGTCTGTGCATGCGTGCGTTTGGCTTGGAGCCGCCCTGCCTGGAGCTCAGGGGTAGGAGGAAGAGCGAACAAGAGTCTATGGCTACTCTGTTGATATGCCTAGGCCGTTGAGGCAAAGGTTGTACGGTCATCTTGGATGGAGTAGCTGTCGGCAGCGGGCGAGGACAGTaatttctgtagtgttttgTAGGTGCCGAGGGGATGACCGGAGCCGGGAGAGGCAGCTAGAGTGCTAGCTGAGCAGAATGAATCTCAAAGGTGTTAAGGCTTGTATGTGTAGGGCTCCATTGCCAGTTTGCCAGCATCATCTGCCAGGCATCGCCAGTTTGTCTCTACTCTGTTCAAATCCCCTCCAGACTTCCTCCGTGTCTCCCTgagcctgctctgctctctctgGCCCATTCAGGCCCCCTCTAATGCTGTCACGATGCCATCGAAGCCTTCGAGGCTGCCCTTAGCACACTCTGAGCTTTGTACCGGACCTTGCACCCCTCTTGTTCCCTCAGGAGACTTCTTGAGTCCCTATCTGTGACGCAGCCCAGGCATTctgtcctctcttccccctAGCCATGCCTCTAGTCGTTCCCTGGCCCTTTGATGATGTTTACTCAGTTCAGATCCCCGCTGGATTGAATCGTCGTGGCCCcaataatttttctgtctctctggctcCCTTCCACATTTTCTCTCCCAGTCACGATACCTCCCCAGACCTTCCTTGGGCTCCACATCCATCTTGTAGCGGTTTGAGCTGTAGAGCACTCATTTCTTCCTCTACCCTATCTAGGATTCCTGTCTTCAGTCCCTGGCCACCCGAGACCATCCATACTCTGCTCAGATGATCACCCGAGTTCCTCCTTGTTGTCCCAAGCCTTCTtttgtcccccagcccccctcaaCACCCCTCTCCTCACAGTCACGATGCCTCCTGAgaccttcctccttctccacagcacCTTGTAGCACGTTATCTCCCTTTCCAC
Proteins encoded in this region:
- the LOC140643610 gene encoding cocaine- and amphetamine-regulated transcript protein-like: MESAWLCLLCLAGSSLVLPATAELQPAESLPGQIQEETELVEALQEVLERLGSRELPAVEKRLSWVPSCEPGEPCAVRKGARIGKLCSCPRGTACNLFILKCS